One Rissa tridactyla isolate bRisTri1 chromosome 1, bRisTri1.patW.cur.20221130, whole genome shotgun sequence DNA segment encodes these proteins:
- the C1H3orf85 gene encoding uncharacterized protein C3orf85 homolog gives MSLKMFQILVSALLFTGVLGAPFLTEESANQFIRLKRQIPYSQIYWDPSSSQNAWGYTVAEQVRESWTALRDTAQYYMDFSSFAFDPSIASDNIRSYTEMLQQSGTHLQ, from the exons ATGtctctgaaaatgtttcaaattttgGTGTCTGCTCTGCTGTTTACAG GTGTCCTTGGAGCACCTTTTCTGACAGAAGAATCAGCAAATCAATTTATACGACTTAAACGACAGATACCATATTCTCAGATCTACTGGGACCCAAGCAGCAGCCAGAATGCCTGGGGATACACTGTTGCCGAACAG GTTAGAGAATCATGGACAGCGTTGAGAGACACAGCACAATACTACATGGACTTCAGTTCTTTTGCCTTTGATCCTTCAATTGCCAG TGACAACATCAGATCTTACACGGAGATGCTACAGCAGTCTGGGACTCACCTGCAGTAA